In Patescibacteria group bacterium, a single genomic region encodes these proteins:
- a CDS encoding recombination protein O N-terminal domain-containing protein, which yields MAHHMYHTPGLVLSSRGVGEANSLFSIFTRELGMIEASAQAVREVKSKLRFSLRDFSLSELSLVRGKQGWKITSAVLEGNFSDTYGPGSSSLLVAARISSLLQRLVAGEEKNDHLFDTVSTALHFLSAETLSEEELANAECILVLSILHELGYLQDESAFQPFVGDVQWSRDLVRSAAPLRTKIIAQINTSLRESQM from the coding sequence ATGGCTCACCACATGTATCACACGCCGGGGTTGGTGCTGAGCTCTCGCGGAGTGGGCGAGGCCAATTCGCTGTTCAGCATTTTCACTCGTGAGCTCGGCATGATTGAGGCCTCTGCGCAGGCTGTCCGGGAGGTGAAGTCGAAGCTGCGATTTTCGTTGCGTGACTTTTCGCTTTCGGAATTGTCACTGGTGCGCGGCAAGCAGGGGTGGAAGATCACGAGTGCCGTGCTCGAAGGCAATTTTTCTGATACCTATGGCCCTGGCTCATCTTCACTCCTCGTCGCCGCTCGTATCTCGAGCTTGTTGCAGCGCCTCGTGGCCGGCGAGGAGAAAAATGACCATCTTTTTGACACGGTGAGTACAGCACTCCACTTTCTTTCTGCCGAAACCTTATCAGAGGAAGAGCTCGCGAATGCCGAATGTATTCTTGTACTCTCTATTCTCCACGAACTCGGGTATCTGCAAGACGAATCCGCTTTTCAGCCTTTTGTCGGCGACGTGCAATGGAGCCGTGACCTGGTCCGATCGGCTGCACCGCTACGTACGAAGATTATTGCGCAGATCAACACCTCACTTCGAGAGAGCCAAATGTAG